A genomic region of Rhipicephalus sanguineus isolate Rsan-2018 chromosome 3, BIME_Rsan_1.4, whole genome shotgun sequence contains the following coding sequences:
- the LOC119387736 gene encoding uncharacterized protein LOC119387736 isoform X16 gives MQSLTCVLGFFLLPALLAGAADLTRHTPPGLKCTLSPTTCPVCPENVPTDVCEYGFVARVSTLTPFRKVGQRDLCGRLRLMSVLVGPEDVVSRTPVVSFKEGCTCAAALNAEDQFYVLLKEVPGVYATKPTQLVLDSNVTVLPYTFEQSRALHRQLTECRTAQKRSDYGYGGSAYTSSSYMVKTIKYYYPAPSYGKPARSGQASSYAAPSYAAPSYAAPSYSAPSYAAPAYSAPMYSAPAYAAPAYSAPAYAAPSYSAPAYAAPMYSAPAYSAPSYSAPMYAAPSYSAPSYSAPSYSAPAYSAMSYSAPSYSAPAYSAPSYSAPAYSAPSYSAPAYPAPSYSAPAYSAPSYSAPAYSAPSYSAPAYSAPSYSAPAYSAPSYSAPAYSAPSYSAPAYSAPSYSAPAYSAPSYSAPAYSAPSYSAPAYSAPSYSAPAYSAPSYSAPAYSAPSYSAPAYSAPSYSAPAYSAPSYSAPAYSAPSYSAPSYSAPSYSAPAYSAPSYSAPAPSYSAPAYSAPSYSAPSYAVMTYSAPSYSAPSYSAPSYSAPAYSAPSYSAPAPSYSAPAYSAPSYSAPAYSAPSYSAPAYSAPAYSAPAPSYSAPAYSAPAPSYSAPAYSAPASSYSAPAYSAPSYSAPSYSMPAYSAPAPSYSAPSYSAPAYSAPAPSYSAPAYSAPAYKAPAPSYSAPAYSAPAPSYSAPAYSAPAYSAPAYSAPAPSYSAPAYSAPAYSAPAPSYSAPAYSAPSYSAPAPSYSAPATYAPASYSAPSYAPPAYSAPSYAAPSYSAPTYAPASYSAPSYAPPAYSAPSYAPPAYSAPAYSAPAYSAPAYSAPAYSAPADSYGGGDDSYSGASSYPASSVSYTYVTYMPPSYGGVKGYEGEAPAY, from the exons ATGCAGTCCCTTACGTGCGTCCTCGGGTTCTTCCTGCTGCCCGCGCTGCTGGCCGGAGCCGCCGACCT AACCAGGCATACTCCACCAGGACTGAAATGCACCCTTTCGCCAACCACATGTCCCGTCTGCCCGGAGAACGTCCCGACCGACGTGTGCGAGTACGGCTTCG TCGCTCGTGTCAGCACGTTGACTCCATTCCGCAAAG TCGGCCAGCGGGATCTGTGCGGACGACTGAGGCTCATGTCTGTCCTCGTTGGACCTGAGGATGTGGTCTCTAGGACTCCCGTGGTGTCCTTCAAGGAAGGATGCACGTGCGCAGCAGCGCTTAATG CCGAGGACCAGTTCTACGTGCTGCTCAAGGAGGTGCCGGGCGTCTACGCTACCAAGCCGACGCAGCTGGTGCTGGACTCCAACGTGACTGTGCTGCCGTACACGTTCGAGCAGTCCAGGGCGCTCCACCGGCAGCTGACCGAGTGCAGGACGGCGCAAAAACGAAGCGACTACGGCTACGGAGGTAGTGCCTACACCTCCTCCTCGTATATGGTCAAGACGATCAAGTACTACTACCCCGCACCCTCGTACGGTAAGCCTGCCCGTTCAGGTCAGGCCT CAAGTTATGCTGCTCCAAGTTACGCCGCCCCGAGCTACGCGGCGCCAAGTTACTCAGCCCCGTCATACGCTGCCCCCGCCTACTCCGCTCCTATGTACAGCGCACCAGCATACGCTGCCCCTGCGTACAGTGCTCCCGCCTATGCAGCCCCTAGCTACAGTGCCCCTGCCTACGCCGCCCCTATGTACAGCGCTCCCGCGTATTCTGCTCCTAGCTACAGTGCCCCTATGTACGCCGCACCTAGCTACAGTGCTCCGTCATACTCAGCCCCGAGTTACAGTGCCCCAGCTTACTCGGCCATGAGTTACAGCGCACCTAGCTACAGCGCTCCTGCTTACTCTGCCCCTAGCTACAGCGCTCCCGCTTACTCTGCACCCAGCTACAGTGCCCCCGCTTACCCTGCACCTAGCTACAGTGCCCCCGCTTACTCTGCCC CTAGTTACAGTGCCCCCGCTTACTCTGCAC CCAGCTACAGCGCCCCCGCTTACTCTGCCCCTAGCTACAGCGCCCCCGCTTACTCTGCACCCAGCTACAGTGCCCCTGCCTACTCCGCACCTAGCTACAGTGCACCCGCTTACTCTGCCCCTAGTTACAGCGCTCCCGCTTACTCTGCACCTAGCTACAGTGCACCCGCTTACTCTGCCCCTAGTTACAGCGCTCCCGCTTACTCTGCACCTAGCTACAGTGCCCCCGCTTACTCCGCACCTAGCTACAGTGCCCCTGCTTACTCTGCCCCTAGCTACAGCGCCCCCGCTTACTCTGCCCCTAGTTACAGCGCTCCTGCTTACTCTGCACCTAGCTACAGCGCTCCCGCTTACTCTGCACCAAGCTACAGCGCCCCCTCTTACTCTGCACCAAGCTACAGTGCTCCTGCATACTCTGCTCCCAGCTACAGTGCACCGGCACCTAGCTATAGCGCCCCTGCCTATTCTGCTCCTAGCTACAGTGCTCCTTCTTACGCTGTTATGACTTACAGCGCACCTAGCTACAGTGCGCCATCTTACTCTGCCCCAAGTTACAGTGCACCGGCGTACTCTGCTCCTAGCTACAGTGCACCAGCGCCTAGCTACAGTGCTCCCGCTTATTCCGCGCCTAGCTACAGCGCACCTGCATACTCTGCACCCAGCTACAGTGCTCCCGCATATTCTGCGCCCGCTTACAGTGCTCCAGCACCGAGCTATAGTGCTCCCGCTTACAGTGCTCCAGCACCGAGCTATAGCGCTCCCGCTTACAGTGCTCCAGCATCGAGCTATAGCGCTCCCGCTTACAGTGCTCCCTCATACAGCGCTCCCTCGTACTCAATGCCTGCTTACAGCGCTCCCGCACCTAGCTACAGTGCTCCCTCATACAGTGCTCCCGCATACAGTGCCCCTGCACCCAGTTACAGTGCTCCTGCATACTCCGCTCCCGCTTACAAAGCTCCAGCACCTAGCTACAGTGCTCCTGCATACAGCGCCCCTGCACCAAGCTACAGCGCTCCCGCATATTCCGCTCCCGCTTACAGCGCTCCCGCATACAGCGCCCCGGCACCAAGCTACAGCGCTCCCGCTTACTCCGCCCCTGCGTACAGTGCCCCAGCACCCAGCTACAGTGCGCCGGCATACTCAGCTCCAAGTTACAGCGCCCCAGCCCCCAGCTACAGCGCCCCAGCTACTTATGCACCTGCTAGCTACAGCGCTCCCTCTTATGCTCCTCCCGCATACAGCGCGCCGTCATACGCCGCCCCTAGCTACAGTGCCCCGACTTATGCCCCAGCTAGTTACAGCGCCCCGTCCTATGCTCCTCCCGCCTACAGTGCACCCTCCTACGCTCCACCGGCCTACAGCGCACCGGCCTACAGCGCACCGGCTTACAGCGCACCAGCCTACAGCGCACCAGCCTACAGCGCACCGGCCGACAGCTACGGAGGCGGTGATGACAGCTACAGCGG TGCCAGCAGCTACCCAGCGTCCTCGGTGAGCTACACGTACGTCACGTACATGCCTCCATCGTACGGCGGTGTCAAGGGCTACGAAGGTGAGGCACCCGCGTACTGA
- the LOC119387736 gene encoding uncharacterized protein LOC119387736 isoform X4: protein MQSLTCVLGFFLLPALLAGAADLTRHTPPGLKCTLSPTTCPVCPENVPTDVCEYGFVARVSTLTPFRKVGQRDLCGRLRLMSVLVGPEDVVSRTPVVSFKEGCTCAAALNAEDQFYVLLKEVPGVYATKPTQLVLDSNVTVLPYTFEQSRALHRQLTECRTAQKRSDYGYGGSAYTSSSYMVKTIKYYYPAPSYGKPARSGQASSYAAPSYAAPSYAAPSYSAPSYAAPAYSAPMYSAPAYAAPAYSAPAYAAPSYSAPAYAAPMYSAPAYSAPSYSAPMYAAPSYSAPSYSAPSYSAPAYSAMSYSAPSYSAPAYSAPSYSAPAYSAPSYSAPAYPAPSYSAPAYSAPSYSAPAYAAPSYSAPAYSAPSYSAPAYSAPSYSAPAYSAPSYSAPAYSAPSYSAPAYSAPSYSAPAYSAPSYSAPAYSAPSYSAPAYSAPSYSAPAYSAPSYSAPAYSAPSYSAPAYSAPSYSAPAYSAPSYSAPAYSAPSYSAPSYSAPSYSAPAYSAPSYSAPAPSYSAPAYSAPSYSAPSYAVMTYSAPSYSAPSYSAPSYSAPAYSAPSYSAPAPSYSAPAYSAPSYSAPAYSAPSYSAPAYSAPAYSAPAPSYSAPAYSAPAPSYSAPAYSAPASSYSAPAYSAPSYSAPSYSMPAYSAPAPSYSAPSYSAPAYSAPAPSYSAPAYSAPAYKAPAPSYSAPAYSAPAPSYSAPAYSAPAYSAPAYSAPAPSYSAPAYSAPAYSAPAPSYSAPAYSAPSYSAPAPSYSAPATYAPASYSAPSYAPPAYSAPSYAAPSYSAPTYAPASYSAPSYAPPAYSAPSYAPPAYSAPAYSAPAYSAPAYSAPAYSAPADSYGGGDDSYSGASSYPASSVSYTYVTYMPPSYGGVKGYEGEAPAY from the exons ATGCAGTCCCTTACGTGCGTCCTCGGGTTCTTCCTGCTGCCCGCGCTGCTGGCCGGAGCCGCCGACCT AACCAGGCATACTCCACCAGGACTGAAATGCACCCTTTCGCCAACCACATGTCCCGTCTGCCCGGAGAACGTCCCGACCGACGTGTGCGAGTACGGCTTCG TCGCTCGTGTCAGCACGTTGACTCCATTCCGCAAAG TCGGCCAGCGGGATCTGTGCGGACGACTGAGGCTCATGTCTGTCCTCGTTGGACCTGAGGATGTGGTCTCTAGGACTCCCGTGGTGTCCTTCAAGGAAGGATGCACGTGCGCAGCAGCGCTTAATG CCGAGGACCAGTTCTACGTGCTGCTCAAGGAGGTGCCGGGCGTCTACGCTACCAAGCCGACGCAGCTGGTGCTGGACTCCAACGTGACTGTGCTGCCGTACACGTTCGAGCAGTCCAGGGCGCTCCACCGGCAGCTGACCGAGTGCAGGACGGCGCAAAAACGAAGCGACTACGGCTACGGAGGTAGTGCCTACACCTCCTCCTCGTATATGGTCAAGACGATCAAGTACTACTACCCCGCACCCTCGTACGGTAAGCCTGCCCGTTCAGGTCAGGCCT CAAGTTATGCTGCTCCAAGTTACGCCGCCCCGAGCTACGCGGCGCCAAGTTACTCAGCCCCGTCATACGCTGCCCCCGCCTACTCCGCTCCTATGTACAGCGCACCAGCATACGCTGCCCCTGCGTACAGTGCTCCCGCCTATGCAGCCCCTAGCTACAGTGCCCCTGCCTACGCCGCCCCTATGTACAGCGCTCCCGCGTATTCTGCTCCTAGCTACAGTGCCCCTATGTACGCCGCACCTAGCTACAGTGCTCCGTCATACTCAGCCCCGAGTTACAGTGCCCCAGCTTACTCGGCCATGAGTTACAGCGCACCTAGCTACAGCGCTCCTGCTTACTCTGCCCCTAGCTACAGCGCTCCCGCTTACTCTGCACCCAGCTACAGTGCCCCCGCTTACCCTGCACCTAGCTACAGTGCCCCCGCTTACTCTGCCCCTAGTTACAGCGCTCCCGCCTACGCTGCACCTAGTTACAGTGCCCCCGCTTACTCTGCAC CCAGCTACAGCGCCCCCGCTTACTCTGCCCCTAGCTACAGCGCCCCCGCTTACTCTGCACCCAGCTACAGTGCCCCTGCCTACTCCGCACCTAGCTACAGTGCACCCGCTTACTCTGCCCCTAGTTACAGCGCTCCCGCTTACTCTGCACCTAGCTACAGTGCACCCGCTTACTCTGCCCCTAGTTACAGCGCTCCCGCTTACTCTGCACCTAGCTACAGTGCCCCCGCTTACTCCGCACCTAGCTACAGTGCCCCTGCTTACTCTGCCCCTAGCTACAGCGCCCCCGCTTACTCTGCCCCTAGTTACAGCGCTCCTGCTTACTCTGCACCTAGCTACAGCGCTCCCGCTTACTCTGCACCAAGCTACAGCGCCCCCTCTTACTCTGCACCAAGCTACAGTGCTCCTGCATACTCTGCTCCCAGCTACAGTGCACCGGCACCTAGCTATAGCGCCCCTGCCTATTCTGCTCCTAGCTACAGTGCTCCTTCTTACGCTGTTATGACTTACAGCGCACCTAGCTACAGTGCGCCATCTTACTCTGCCCCAAGTTACAGTGCACCGGCGTACTCTGCTCCTAGCTACAGTGCACCAGCGCCTAGCTACAGTGCTCCCGCTTATTCCGCGCCTAGCTACAGCGCACCTGCATACTCTGCACCCAGCTACAGTGCTCCCGCATATTCTGCGCCCGCTTACAGTGCTCCAGCACCGAGCTATAGTGCTCCCGCTTACAGTGCTCCAGCACCGAGCTATAGCGCTCCCGCTTACAGTGCTCCAGCATCGAGCTATAGCGCTCCCGCTTACAGTGCTCCCTCATACAGCGCTCCCTCGTACTCAATGCCTGCTTACAGCGCTCCCGCACCTAGCTACAGTGCTCCCTCATACAGTGCTCCCGCATACAGTGCCCCTGCACCCAGTTACAGTGCTCCTGCATACTCCGCTCCCGCTTACAAAGCTCCAGCACCTAGCTACAGTGCTCCTGCATACAGCGCCCCTGCACCAAGCTACAGCGCTCCCGCATATTCCGCTCCCGCTTACAGCGCTCCCGCATACAGCGCCCCGGCACCAAGCTACAGCGCTCCCGCTTACTCCGCCCCTGCGTACAGTGCCCCAGCACCCAGCTACAGTGCGCCGGCATACTCAGCTCCAAGTTACAGCGCCCCAGCCCCCAGCTACAGCGCCCCAGCTACTTATGCACCTGCTAGCTACAGCGCTCCCTCTTATGCTCCTCCCGCATACAGCGCGCCGTCATACGCCGCCCCTAGCTACAGTGCCCCGACTTATGCCCCAGCTAGTTACAGCGCCCCGTCCTATGCTCCTCCCGCCTACAGTGCACCCTCCTACGCTCCACCGGCCTACAGCGCACCGGCCTACAGCGCACCGGCTTACAGCGCACCAGCCTACAGCGCACCAGCCTACAGCGCACCGGCCGACAGCTACGGAGGCGGTGATGACAGCTACAGCGG TGCCAGCAGCTACCCAGCGTCCTCGGTGAGCTACACGTACGTCACGTACATGCCTCCATCGTACGGCGGTGTCAAGGGCTACGAAGGTGAGGCACCCGCGTACTGA
- the LOC119387736 gene encoding uncharacterized protein LOC119387736 isoform X13, with translation MQSLTCVLGFFLLPALLAGAADLTRHTPPGLKCTLSPTTCPVCPENVPTDVCEYGFVARVSTLTPFRKVGQRDLCGRLRLMSVLVGPEDVVSRTPVVSFKEGCTCAAALNAEDQFYVLLKEVPGVYATKPTQLVLDSNVTVLPYTFEQSRALHRQLTECRTAQKRSDYGYGGSAYTSSSYMVKTIKYYYPAPSYGKPARSGQASSYAAPSYAAPSYAAPSYSAPSYAAPAYSAPMYSAPAYAAPAYSAPAYAAPSYSAPAYAAPMYSAPAYSAPSYSAPMYAAPSYSAPSYSAPSYSAPAYSAMSYSAPSYSAPAYSAPSYSAPAYSAPSYSAPAYPAPSYSAPAYSAPSYSAPAYAAPSYSAPAYSAPSYSAPAYSAPSYSAPAYSAPSYSAPAYSAPSYSAPAYSAPSYSAPAYSAPSYSAPAYSAPSYSAPAYSAPSYSAPAYSAPSYSAPAYSAPSYSAPAYSAPSYSAPAYSAPSYSAPSYSAPSYSAPAYSAPSYSAPAPSYSAPAYSAPSYSAPSYAVMTYSAPSYSAPSYSAPSYSAPAYSAPSYSAPAPSYSAPAYSAPSYSAPAYSAPSYSAPAYSAPAYSAPAPSYSAPAYSAPAPSYSAPAYSAPASSYSAPAYSAPSYSAPSYSMPAYSAPAPSYSAPSYSAPAYSAPAPSYSAPAYSAPAYKAPAPSYSAPAYSAPAPSYSAPAYSAPAYSAPAYSAPAPSYSAPAYSAPAYSAPAPSYSAPAYSAPSYSAPAPSYSAPATYAPASYSAPSYAPPAYSAPSYAAPSYSAPTYAPASYSAPSYAPPAYSAPSYAPPAYSAPAYSAPAYSAPAYSAPAYSAPADSYGGGDDSYSGASSYPASSVSYTYVTYMPPSYGGVKGYEGEAPAY, from the exons ATGCAGTCCCTTACGTGCGTCCTCGGGTTCTTCCTGCTGCCCGCGCTGCTGGCCGGAGCCGCCGACCT AACCAGGCATACTCCACCAGGACTGAAATGCACCCTTTCGCCAACCACATGTCCCGTCTGCCCGGAGAACGTCCCGACCGACGTGTGCGAGTACGGCTTCG TCGCTCGTGTCAGCACGTTGACTCCATTCCGCAAAG TCGGCCAGCGGGATCTGTGCGGACGACTGAGGCTCATGTCTGTCCTCGTTGGACCTGAGGATGTGGTCTCTAGGACTCCCGTGGTGTCCTTCAAGGAAGGATGCACGTGCGCAGCAGCGCTTAATG CCGAGGACCAGTTCTACGTGCTGCTCAAGGAGGTGCCGGGCGTCTACGCTACCAAGCCGACGCAGCTGGTGCTGGACTCCAACGTGACTGTGCTGCCGTACACGTTCGAGCAGTCCAGGGCGCTCCACCGGCAGCTGACCGAGTGCAGGACGGCGCAAAAACGAAGCGACTACGGCTACGGAGGTAGTGCCTACACCTCCTCCTCGTATATGGTCAAGACGATCAAGTACTACTACCCCGCACCCTCGTACGGTAAGCCTGCCCGTTCAGGTCAGGCCT CAAGTTATGCTGCTCCAAGTTACGCCGCCCCGAGCTACGCGGCGCCAAGTTACTCAGCCCCGTCATACGCTGCCCCCGCCTACTCCGCTCCTATGTACAGCGCACCAGCATACGCTGCCCCTGCGTACAGTGCTCCCGCCTATGCAGCCCCTAGCTACAGTGCCCCTGCCTACGCCGCCCCTATGTACAGCGCTCCCGCGTATTCTGCTCCTAGCTACAGTGCCCCTATGTACGCCGCACCTAGCTACAGTGCTCCGTCATACTCAGCCCCGAGTTACAGTGCCCCAGCTTACTCGGCCATGAGTTACAGCGCACCTAGCTACAGCGCTCCTGCTTACTCTGCCCCTAGCTACAGCGCTCCCGCTTACTCTGCACCCAGCTACAGTGCCCCCGCTTACCCTGCACCTAGCTACAGTGCCCCCGCTTACTCTGCCCCTAGTTACAGCGCTCCCGCCTACGCTGCAC CCAGCTACAGCGCCCCCGCTTACTCTGCCCCTAGCTACAGCGCCCCCGCTTACTCTGCACCCAGCTACAGTGCCCCTGCCTACTCCGCACCTAGCTACAGTGCACCCGCTTACTCTGCCCCTAGTTACAGCGCTCCCGCTTACTCTGCACCTAGCTACAGTGCACCCGCTTACTCTGCCCCTAGTTACAGCGCTCCCGCTTACTCTGCACCTAGCTACAGTGCCCCCGCTTACTCCGCACCTAGCTACAGTGCCCCTGCTTACTCTGCCCCTAGCTACAGCGCCCCCGCTTACTCTGCCCCTAGTTACAGCGCTCCTGCTTACTCTGCACCTAGCTACAGCGCTCCCGCTTACTCTGCACCAAGCTACAGCGCCCCCTCTTACTCTGCACCAAGCTACAGTGCTCCTGCATACTCTGCTCCCAGCTACAGTGCACCGGCACCTAGCTATAGCGCCCCTGCCTATTCTGCTCCTAGCTACAGTGCTCCTTCTTACGCTGTTATGACTTACAGCGCACCTAGCTACAGTGCGCCATCTTACTCTGCCCCAAGTTACAGTGCACCGGCGTACTCTGCTCCTAGCTACAGTGCACCAGCGCCTAGCTACAGTGCTCCCGCTTATTCCGCGCCTAGCTACAGCGCACCTGCATACTCTGCACCCAGCTACAGTGCTCCCGCATATTCTGCGCCCGCTTACAGTGCTCCAGCACCGAGCTATAGTGCTCCCGCTTACAGTGCTCCAGCACCGAGCTATAGCGCTCCCGCTTACAGTGCTCCAGCATCGAGCTATAGCGCTCCCGCTTACAGTGCTCCCTCATACAGCGCTCCCTCGTACTCAATGCCTGCTTACAGCGCTCCCGCACCTAGCTACAGTGCTCCCTCATACAGTGCTCCCGCATACAGTGCCCCTGCACCCAGTTACAGTGCTCCTGCATACTCCGCTCCCGCTTACAAAGCTCCAGCACCTAGCTACAGTGCTCCTGCATACAGCGCCCCTGCACCAAGCTACAGCGCTCCCGCATATTCCGCTCCCGCTTACAGCGCTCCCGCATACAGCGCCCCGGCACCAAGCTACAGCGCTCCCGCTTACTCCGCCCCTGCGTACAGTGCCCCAGCACCCAGCTACAGTGCGCCGGCATACTCAGCTCCAAGTTACAGCGCCCCAGCCCCCAGCTACAGCGCCCCAGCTACTTATGCACCTGCTAGCTACAGCGCTCCCTCTTATGCTCCTCCCGCATACAGCGCGCCGTCATACGCCGCCCCTAGCTACAGTGCCCCGACTTATGCCCCAGCTAGTTACAGCGCCCCGTCCTATGCTCCTCCCGCCTACAGTGCACCCTCCTACGCTCCACCGGCCTACAGCGCACCGGCCTACAGCGCACCGGCTTACAGCGCACCAGCCTACAGCGCACCAGCCTACAGCGCACCGGCCGACAGCTACGGAGGCGGTGATGACAGCTACAGCGG TGCCAGCAGCTACCCAGCGTCCTCGGTGAGCTACACGTACGTCACGTACATGCCTCCATCGTACGGCGGTGTCAAGGGCTACGAAGGTGAGGCACCCGCGTACTGA
- the LOC119387736 gene encoding uncharacterized protein LOC119387736 isoform X15: MQSLTCVLGFFLLPALLAGAADLTRHTPPGLKCTLSPTTCPVCPENVPTDVCEYGFVARVSTLTPFRKVGQRDLCGRLRLMSVLVGPEDVVSRTPVVSFKEGCTCAAALNAEDQFYVLLKEVPGVYATKPTQLVLDSNVTVLPYTFEQSRALHRQLTECRTAQKRSDYGYGGSAYTSSSYMVKTIKYYYPAPSYGKPARSGQASSYAAPSYAAPSYAAPSYSAPSYAAPAYSAPMYSAPAYAAPAYSAPAYAAPSYSAPAYAAPMYSAPAYSAPSYSAPMYAAPSYSAPSYSAPSYSAPAYSAMSYSAPSYSAPAYSAPSYSAPAYSAPSYSAPAYPAPSYSAPAYSAPSYSAPAYSAPSYSAPAYSAPSYSAPAYSAPSYSAPAYSAPSYSAPAYSAPSYSAPAYSAPSYSAPAYSAPSYSAPAYSAPSYSAPAYSAPSYSAPAYSAPSYSAPAYSAPSYSAPAYSAPSYSAPAYSAPSYSAPSYSAPSYSAPAYSAPSYSAPAPSYSAPAYSAPSYSAPSYAVMTYSAPSYSAPSYSAPSYSAPAYSAPSYSAPAPSYSAPAYSAPSYSAPAYSAPSYSAPAYSAPAYSAPAPSYSAPAYSAPAPSYSAPAYSAPASSYSAPAYSAPSYSAPSYSMPAYSAPAPSYSAPSYSAPAYSAPAPSYSAPAYSAPAYKAPAPSYSAPAYSAPAPSYSAPAYSAPAYSAPAYSAPAPSYSAPAYSAPAYSAPAPSYSAPAYSAPSYSAPAPSYSAPATYAPASYSAPSYAPPAYSAPSYAAPSYSAPTYAPASYSAPSYAPPAYSAPSYAPPAYSAPAYSAPAYSAPAYSAPAYSAPADSYGGGDDSYSGASSYPASSVSYTYVTYMPPSYGGVKGYEGEAPAY; this comes from the exons ATGCAGTCCCTTACGTGCGTCCTCGGGTTCTTCCTGCTGCCCGCGCTGCTGGCCGGAGCCGCCGACCT AACCAGGCATACTCCACCAGGACTGAAATGCACCCTTTCGCCAACCACATGTCCCGTCTGCCCGGAGAACGTCCCGACCGACGTGTGCGAGTACGGCTTCG TCGCTCGTGTCAGCACGTTGACTCCATTCCGCAAAG TCGGCCAGCGGGATCTGTGCGGACGACTGAGGCTCATGTCTGTCCTCGTTGGACCTGAGGATGTGGTCTCTAGGACTCCCGTGGTGTCCTTCAAGGAAGGATGCACGTGCGCAGCAGCGCTTAATG CCGAGGACCAGTTCTACGTGCTGCTCAAGGAGGTGCCGGGCGTCTACGCTACCAAGCCGACGCAGCTGGTGCTGGACTCCAACGTGACTGTGCTGCCGTACACGTTCGAGCAGTCCAGGGCGCTCCACCGGCAGCTGACCGAGTGCAGGACGGCGCAAAAACGAAGCGACTACGGCTACGGAGGTAGTGCCTACACCTCCTCCTCGTATATGGTCAAGACGATCAAGTACTACTACCCCGCACCCTCGTACGGTAAGCCTGCCCGTTCAGGTCAGGCCT CAAGTTATGCTGCTCCAAGTTACGCCGCCCCGAGCTACGCGGCGCCAAGTTACTCAGCCCCGTCATACGCTGCCCCCGCCTACTCCGCTCCTATGTACAGCGCACCAGCATACGCTGCCCCTGCGTACAGTGCTCCCGCCTATGCAGCCCCTAGCTACAGTGCCCCTGCCTACGCCGCCCCTATGTACAGCGCTCCCGCGTATTCTGCTCCTAGCTACAGTGCCCCTATGTACGCCGCACCTAGCTACAGTGCTCCGTCATACTCAGCCCCGAGTTACAGTGCCCCAGCTTACTCGGCCATGAGTTACAGCGCACCTAGCTACAGCGCTCCTGCTTACTCTGCCCCTAGCTACAGCGCTCCCGCTTACTCTGCACCCAGCTACAGTGCCCCCGCTTACCCTGCACCTAGCTACAGTGCCCCCGCTTACTCTGCCC CTAGTTACAGTGCCCCCGCTTACTCTGCACCTAGTTACAGTGCACCCGCTTACTCTGCACCCAGCTACAGCGCCCCCGCTTACTCTGCCC CCAGCTACAGTGCCCCTGCCTACTCCGCACCTAGCTACAGTGCACCCGCTTACTCTGCCCCTAGTTACAGCGCTCCCGCTTACTCTGCACCTAGCTACAGTGCACCCGCTTACTCTGCCCCTAGTTACAGCGCTCCCGCTTACTCTGCACCTAGCTACAGTGCCCCCGCTTACTCCGCACCTAGCTACAGTGCCCCTGCTTACTCTGCCCCTAGCTACAGCGCCCCCGCTTACTCTGCCCCTAGTTACAGCGCTCCTGCTTACTCTGCACCTAGCTACAGCGCTCCCGCTTACTCTGCACCAAGCTACAGCGCCCCCTCTTACTCTGCACCAAGCTACAGTGCTCCTGCATACTCTGCTCCCAGCTACAGTGCACCGGCACCTAGCTATAGCGCCCCTGCCTATTCTGCTCCTAGCTACAGTGCTCCTTCTTACGCTGTTATGACTTACAGCGCACCTAGCTACAGTGCGCCATCTTACTCTGCCCCAAGTTACAGTGCACCGGCGTACTCTGCTCCTAGCTACAGTGCACCAGCGCCTAGCTACAGTGCTCCCGCTTATTCCGCGCCTAGCTACAGCGCACCTGCATACTCTGCACCCAGCTACAGTGCTCCCGCATATTCTGCGCCCGCTTACAGTGCTCCAGCACCGAGCTATAGTGCTCCCGCTTACAGTGCTCCAGCACCGAGCTATAGCGCTCCCGCTTACAGTGCTCCAGCATCGAGCTATAGCGCTCCCGCTTACAGTGCTCCCTCATACAGCGCTCCCTCGTACTCAATGCCTGCTTACAGCGCTCCCGCACCTAGCTACAGTGCTCCCTCATACAGTGCTCCCGCATACAGTGCCCCTGCACCCAGTTACAGTGCTCCTGCATACTCCGCTCCCGCTTACAAAGCTCCAGCACCTAGCTACAGTGCTCCTGCATACAGCGCCCCTGCACCAAGCTACAGCGCTCCCGCATATTCCGCTCCCGCTTACAGCGCTCCCGCATACAGCGCCCCGGCACCAAGCTACAGCGCTCCCGCTTACTCCGCCCCTGCGTACAGTGCCCCAGCACCCAGCTACAGTGCGCCGGCATACTCAGCTCCAAGTTACAGCGCCCCAGCCCCCAGCTACAGCGCCCCAGCTACTTATGCACCTGCTAGCTACAGCGCTCCCTCTTATGCTCCTCCCGCATACAGCGCGCCGTCATACGCCGCCCCTAGCTACAGTGCCCCGACTTATGCCCCAGCTAGTTACAGCGCCCCGTCCTATGCTCCTCCCGCCTACAGTGCACCCTCCTACGCTCCACCGGCCTACAGCGCACCGGCCTACAGCGCACCGGCTTACAGCGCACCAGCCTACAGCGCACCAGCCTACAGCGCACCGGCCGACAGCTACGGAGGCGGTGATGACAGCTACAGCGG TGCCAGCAGCTACCCAGCGTCCTCGGTGAGCTACACGTACGTCACGTACATGCCTCCATCGTACGGCGGTGTCAAGGGCTACGAAGGTGAGGCACCCGCGTACTGA